The proteins below come from a single Hylaeus volcanicus isolate JK05 unplaced genomic scaffold, UHH_iyHylVolc1.0_haploid 11734, whole genome shotgun sequence genomic window:
- the LOC128882437 gene encoding lachesin-like, with protein sequence MKETISVSWMRKRDMHILSAGILMYTSDLRFQVIHPDKSEHWTLQIKSPQERDSGVYECQVSTEPKMSLNYSLNVV encoded by the exons atgaaagaaacaatatCG GTGTCGTGGATGCGGAAAAGGGACATGCACATCCTGAGCGCTGGTATCCTCATGTACACGTCGGATCTGAGGTTCCAAGTGATCCATCCGGACAAGTCGGAACACTGGACTCTGCAAATCAAGTCGCCTCAGGAACGGGACTCCGGCGTGTACGAGTGCCAGGTCAGCACGGAGCCGAAGATGTCGCTGAACTACAGCCTGAACGTCGTCG